A region from the Paraburkholderia youngii genome encodes:
- the aroC gene encoding chorismate synthase, which translates to MSGNTLGTLFTVTTFGESHGPAIGCVIDGCPPGMALNEADIQFELDRRKPGTSRHVTQRQEEDRVEILSGVFEGQTTGAPIALLIRNTDQRSKDYGNIAETFRPGHADYTYWQKYGIRDYRGGGRSSARLTAPTVAAGAVAKKWLREKFGTEIRGYMAALGEIDVPFVDWAQVRENPFFVPNAQIVPQLEAYMDALRKDGDSIGARINVVASGVPVGLGEPLFDRLDADIAHAMMGINAVKGVEIGAGFASVAQRGSVHGDELTPEGFVGNHAGGVLGGISTGQDITVSIAIKPTSSIRTPRRSIDKAGQPVVVETFGRHDPCVGIRATPIAESMLALVLIDHALRHRAQCGDVAVSTPKIAASAP; encoded by the coding sequence ATGTCCGGCAACACGCTCGGTACGCTTTTCACTGTCACGACCTTCGGCGAATCGCACGGCCCCGCTATCGGCTGCGTGATCGACGGCTGCCCGCCGGGCATGGCGCTCAACGAAGCCGATATCCAGTTCGAACTCGATCGCCGCAAGCCGGGCACGTCGCGCCACGTGACGCAGCGCCAGGAAGAGGACAGGGTCGAGATCCTGTCGGGCGTGTTCGAAGGTCAAACCACCGGCGCGCCGATCGCGCTGCTGATACGCAATACCGACCAGCGCAGCAAGGACTACGGCAACATCGCCGAGACGTTCCGCCCGGGCCACGCCGACTACACGTACTGGCAGAAGTACGGCATTCGCGATTACCGCGGCGGCGGCCGCTCGTCGGCACGGCTGACGGCGCCCACGGTCGCGGCGGGCGCGGTGGCGAAGAAGTGGCTGCGCGAGAAGTTCGGCACCGAGATTCGCGGCTATATGGCCGCGCTCGGCGAGATCGACGTGCCGTTCGTCGATTGGGCGCAGGTGCGCGAAAACCCGTTCTTCGTGCCGAATGCGCAGATCGTTCCGCAGCTCGAGGCGTATATGGACGCGCTGCGCAAGGACGGTGATTCGATCGGCGCGCGCATCAACGTGGTCGCCTCCGGTGTGCCGGTCGGCCTCGGCGAGCCGCTGTTCGACCGTCTCGACGCCGACATCGCGCACGCGATGATGGGCATCAACGCGGTGAAGGGCGTCGAGATCGGTGCGGGCTTCGCGAGCGTCGCGCAACGCGGCTCGGTGCATGGCGACGAGCTGACGCCGGAGGGCTTCGTCGGCAATCACGCGGGCGGGGTGCTCGGCGGCATTTCGACGGGACAGGACATCACGGTGTCGATCGCGATCAAACCGACCTCGAGCATTCGCACGCCGCGCCGTTCGATCGACAAGGCGGGACAGCCGGTGGTCGTCGAAACCTTCGGGCGGCACGACCCGTGCGTCGGCATTCGCGCGACGCCGATCGCCGAGTCGATGCTTGCGCTCGTGCTGATCGATCACGCGCTGCGCCATCGCGCGCAATGCGGCGATGTGGCCGTGAGCACGCCGAAGATCGCGGCGAGCGCGCCGTAA
- a CDS encoding acyl-CoA thioesterase, with amino-acid sequence MSDFHAVFEMTMPIRWGDMDAFGHVNNTVYFRYMEQVRISWFEQMDFLGERPDGQGPVIVNASMEFLKQLHYPGDVIGRMSVATPGRSSFDTAFELLRADEPHTLYARGAARCVWIDYAAGKSMPVPDVLRAAIESAALVKAA; translated from the coding sequence ATGAGCGATTTTCACGCAGTTTTCGAAATGACGATGCCGATCCGCTGGGGCGACATGGACGCCTTCGGTCACGTCAACAACACGGTTTATTTTCGCTACATGGAGCAGGTGCGGATTTCCTGGTTCGAACAGATGGACTTCCTCGGCGAGCGCCCGGACGGGCAGGGACCAGTGATCGTCAATGCGTCGATGGAGTTTCTGAAGCAACTGCACTATCCGGGTGACGTGATCGGCCGGATGTCGGTGGCCACGCCGGGGCGCAGCAGCTTCGATACGGCTTTCGAGCTCCTGCGTGCCGATGAGCCGCATACGCTCTATGCGCGGGGCGCCGCGCGATGCGTGTGGATCGACTACGCGGCGGGCAAGTCGATGCCGGTGCCCGACGTGCTGCGCGCGGCCATCGAGAGCGC
- a CDS encoding MFS transporter: MNDRPLPAARRAARAHEAHESQFRLLRQRRFAPFFWTQFLGAMNDNVFKIGFTSLVTYQAAQFSGVDPKTAAFLISAIFILPFVLFSATSGQIADKYDKALLTRLVKTFEIAVMLVGGAGFWLHSAPLLYLCTFLMGVHSTVFGPVKYSYLPQHLSKAELVGGNGMIEMGTFVAILVGTIVGGAGAGFAEHGAVVLAGACIAIALIGRGVSGFVPATPAPQPGLRINWNPVSETWRNLKLAHENRTVFLSLLGISWLWFVGATFLASFFNFAKDVLSADPDVVTVLLATFSIGIGIGSLLCERLSKRRIEVGLVPLGSIGMSVFAIDLFFASHALPPAGNLLSVGEFLARLAHWRVLADLFLLAMFGGFYSVPLYALIQSRSQPSHRARIIAANNILNSLFMIVSALMAMGLTAAGFAIPAIFLVTALLNVVVAGYIYSLVPEFLLRFVAWLLVHTFYRIRLVHAERIPERGAAVLVCNHVSFVDAIVIMAESPRPIRFVMDHQIFRSPFVGWLFRHAKAIPIAPAHQDAALLSRAYDLCARALADGELVCIFPEGKLTRTGELNPFRHGVAEIVRRTPAPVIPMALRGLWGSVFSRAVDAHWPRPLRKGVMSRLSLAVGEPIDPALATPETLQQIVTELRGARK, encoded by the coding sequence ATGAACGATCGTCCGTTGCCTGCCGCCCGCCGCGCCGCTCGCGCGCACGAAGCGCACGAATCCCAGTTCCGCCTGCTCCGCCAGCGCCGTTTCGCGCCGTTCTTCTGGACACAGTTTCTCGGCGCGATGAACGACAACGTGTTCAAGATCGGCTTCACGTCGCTCGTCACCTATCAGGCGGCGCAGTTTTCGGGCGTCGATCCGAAAACCGCGGCGTTCCTGATCTCCGCGATTTTCATTCTGCCGTTCGTGCTGTTCTCGGCCACTTCCGGCCAGATCGCGGACAAGTACGACAAGGCGTTGCTCACGCGACTCGTCAAGACTTTCGAGATCGCGGTGATGCTGGTCGGCGGCGCGGGCTTCTGGCTGCATAGCGCGCCGCTGCTGTATCTGTGCACGTTCCTGATGGGCGTGCATTCGACCGTATTCGGGCCGGTCAAGTACTCGTATCTGCCGCAGCATCTGTCGAAGGCCGAATTGGTCGGCGGCAACGGCATGATCGAGATGGGCACCTTCGTCGCGATCCTGGTCGGCACGATCGTCGGCGGCGCGGGCGCGGGGTTCGCCGAGCATGGCGCGGTGGTGCTCGCTGGCGCGTGTATCGCGATCGCGCTGATCGGGCGCGGCGTGTCCGGCTTCGTGCCGGCTACGCCCGCGCCGCAGCCCGGCTTGCGCATCAACTGGAACCCGGTCAGCGAAACGTGGCGCAATCTGAAGCTCGCGCACGAAAACCGCACGGTGTTTCTGAGCCTGCTCGGCATCTCGTGGCTGTGGTTCGTCGGTGCGACGTTCCTCGCGTCGTTCTTCAATTTTGCGAAGGACGTGCTGTCCGCCGATCCGGACGTCGTGACCGTGCTGCTCGCCACGTTTTCGATCGGCATCGGCATTGGCTCGCTGCTGTGCGAACGGCTGTCGAAGCGGCGGATCGAAGTCGGCCTCGTGCCGCTCGGCTCGATCGGCATGAGCGTGTTCGCGATCGATCTTTTTTTTGCGAGCCATGCGCTGCCGCCGGCGGGGAATCTGCTCAGCGTCGGGGAATTTCTCGCGCGGCTCGCACATTGGCGCGTGCTCGCCGATCTGTTCCTGCTGGCGATGTTTGGCGGCTTCTACAGCGTGCCGCTGTATGCGCTGATTCAGAGCCGTAGCCAGCCGAGTCATCGCGCGCGCATCATCGCCGCGAACAATATCCTCAACTCGCTGTTCATGATCGTGTCGGCGCTGATGGCGATGGGCCTGACCGCCGCGGGCTTCGCCATTCCGGCAATTTTTCTCGTCACCGCGCTGCTGAACGTGGTGGTCGCGGGCTACATCTATTCGCTCGTGCCCGAGTTTCTGCTGCGCTTCGTTGCGTGGCTGCTCGTGCATACGTTTTACCGGATCCGGCTCGTGCACGCGGAGCGGATTCCGGAGCGCGGCGCGGCGGTGCTCGTGTGCAACCACGTCAGTTTCGTCGATGCGATCGTCATCATGGCCGAAAGCCCGCGGCCGATCCGCTTCGTGATGGACCATCAAATCTTCCGCTCGCCGTTCGTCGGCTGGCTATTCCGGCATGCGAAGGCGATTCCGATCGCGCCCGCGCATCAGGACGCGGCGCTGCTCTCGCGTGCGTACGATCTGTGCGCGCGGGCGCTCGCGGACGGCGAACTCGTCTGCATCTTTCCCGAAGGCAAGCTGACGCGCACGGGTGAGCTGAACCCGTTTCGCCACGGCGTCGCCGAGATCGTCAGACGCACGCCGGCGCCGGTTATTCCGATGGCGCTGCGTGGTCTGTGGGGCAGCGTGTTTTCGCGCGCGGTCGATGCCCACTGGCCGCGTCCGCTCAGAAAGGGCGTGATGAGCCGGCTGAGCCTCGCGGTCGGCGAGCCGATCGACCCGGCGCTCGCGACGCCGGAAACACTGCAGCAGATCGTGACCGAGTTGCGCGGCGCGCGCAAATAG
- a CDS encoding CBS domain-containing protein — MRVSDILKVKGNTLFTVTPDTTLHDAVITMAEHDIGSLVVMEYGDLVGMLTFREIILTLRENGGSVGTSTIRKVMDDHPLTCTPETDVNEVRRMMLEHHVRYLPVMESRTLMGVISFYDVAKAVVEEQGFENRMLKAYIRDWPEEQEGQDQQPAR, encoded by the coding sequence ATGCGAGTCAGCGACATTCTTAAAGTCAAGGGCAACACCCTTTTTACGGTCACGCCGGATACCACGCTGCATGACGCCGTCATTACCATGGCCGAGCACGACATCGGCTCGCTCGTCGTGATGGAGTACGGCGACCTCGTCGGCATGCTGACGTTTCGCGAAATCATTCTGACCTTGAGGGAAAACGGCGGCAGCGTCGGTACTTCGACGATCCGCAAGGTGATGGACGACCATCCGCTCACCTGCACGCCCGAAACCGACGTCAACGAAGTGCGCCGCATGATGCTCGAGCATCACGTGCGTTATCTGCCGGTCATGGAAAGCCGCACGCTGATGGGCGTCATCTCGTTTTACGACGTCGCGAAGGCGGTGGTCGAGGAGCAGGGGTTCGAGAATCGCATGCTGAAGGCCTATATCCGCGACTGGCCGGAAGAGCAGGAAGGACAGGATCAGCAGCCGGCGCGTTGA
- a CDS encoding electron transfer flavoprotein-ubiquinone oxidoreductase, with the protein MTPASLIEQYGPRESMEYDVVIVGGGPAGLSAAIRLKQRAAEQGVELGVCVLEKGSEIGAHILSGAVMDPRALTELIPDWKEKGAPLTVEVTEDRFLFLSATGAKSVPNWALPDNFKNHGNYVISLANVTRWLGQQAEALGVEIFPGFPAAEVLYNDDGSVKGVATGNLGIGKDGEPTENFQLGMELHAKYTLFCEGARGHLGRQLNEKFKLRDGVDPQVYGIGIKELWEIDPAKHKPGLVMHTAGWPLENDTYGGSFLYHMDNNQVVVGFVVGLGYSNPYLSPFEEFQRYKTHPAIRAILEGGKRVSYGARAITAGGLMSLPKLVFPGGALVGDDAGFLNASRIKGSHAAIKTGMLAADAAFAAVQAGRQSDELTAYPETFKTSWLYTELYRARNFKQWMSKGLYLGTLMVGVEQKLLGGNVPWTLHHQHSDHEMLKPASQCKPIPYPKPDGKLTFDRLSSVFISNTNHEENQPAHLTLKDPSVPVNVNWQTYAGPESRYCPAGVYEFVKNDEGNERLVINAQNCVHCKTCDIKDPTQNIVWVTPEGGGGPNYPNM; encoded by the coding sequence ATGACCCCCGCAAGTCTCATTGAGCAGTACGGCCCGCGCGAGTCGATGGAGTATGACGTCGTCATCGTCGGCGGCGGCCCTGCGGGCCTGTCGGCTGCCATTCGTCTGAAGCAGCGCGCCGCCGAACAAGGCGTCGAGCTTGGCGTCTGCGTACTCGAAAAAGGCTCTGAGATCGGGGCGCATATCCTGTCGGGCGCGGTGATGGACCCGCGCGCGCTGACCGAGCTGATCCCGGACTGGAAGGAGAAAGGCGCGCCGCTGACGGTCGAGGTGACCGAAGACCGCTTCCTGTTCCTGTCGGCGACGGGCGCGAAGAGCGTGCCGAACTGGGCGCTGCCGGACAATTTCAAGAACCACGGCAACTACGTGATCAGCCTCGCGAACGTGACGCGCTGGCTGGGTCAGCAGGCCGAGGCGCTCGGCGTCGAGATTTTCCCGGGCTTTCCGGCGGCTGAAGTGTTGTACAACGACGACGGCTCGGTCAAGGGCGTCGCGACCGGCAACCTCGGCATCGGCAAGGACGGCGAGCCGACCGAGAACTTCCAGCTCGGCATGGAGCTGCACGCGAAGTACACGCTGTTCTGCGAAGGCGCGCGCGGCCACCTCGGCCGCCAGCTGAACGAGAAGTTCAAGCTGCGCGACGGCGTCGATCCGCAGGTGTACGGCATCGGTATCAAGGAGCTGTGGGAGATCGATCCCGCCAAGCACAAGCCGGGTCTGGTGATGCACACGGCCGGCTGGCCGCTCGAGAACGACACCTACGGCGGCTCGTTCCTCTACCACATGGACAACAACCAGGTCGTGGTCGGCTTCGTGGTCGGCCTCGGCTATTCGAATCCGTATCTGTCACCGTTCGAGGAATTCCAGCGCTACAAGACGCATCCGGCGATCCGCGCGATTCTGGAAGGCGGCAAGCGCGTGTCGTACGGTGCGCGCGCGATCACCGCGGGCGGTCTGATGTCGCTGCCGAAGCTGGTGTTCCCGGGCGGCGCACTTGTCGGCGACGACGCTGGCTTCCTGAACGCGTCGCGCATCAAGGGTTCGCACGCCGCGATCAAGACCGGCATGCTCGCCGCCGACGCCGCATTCGCCGCCGTACAGGCCGGCCGTCAGTCGGACGAACTGACCGCTTATCCGGAAACCTTCAAGACGTCGTGGCTGTACACCGAGCTGTATCGCGCGCGTAACTTCAAGCAGTGGATGAGCAAGGGTCTCTACCTCGGCACGCTGATGGTCGGCGTCGAGCAGAAGCTGCTCGGCGGTAACGTGCCCTGGACGCTGCATCACCAGCATTCCGATCATGAGATGCTGAAGCCGGCTTCGCAGTGCAAGCCGATTCCCTATCCGAAGCCGGACGGCAAGCTGACGTTCGACCGGCTCTCTTCGGTGTTCATCTCGAACACGAACCACGAGGAAAATCAGCCGGCGCATCTGACGCTGAAAGATCCGAGCGTGCCGGTCAACGTGAACTGGCAGACTTACGCCGGACCGGAGTCGCGTTATTGCCCGGCTGGCGTGTACGAGTTCGTGAAGAACGACGAAGGCAACGAGCGGCTCGTCATCAATGCGCAGAACTGCGTGCACTGCAAGACCTGCGATATCAAGGACCCGACGCAGAATATCGTGTGGGTCACGCCGGAAGGCGGTGGCGGTCCGAACTATCCGAACATGTAA
- a CDS encoding SDR family oxidoreductase — protein MGRSINLEGKVALITGASSGLGKRFAQVLSQAGAKVVLASRRTERLKELRAEIEASGGAAHVVSLDVTDYQSIKSAVAHAETEAGTIDILVNNSGVSTTQKLSEVTPADFEYVFDTNTRGAFFVAQEVAKRMIMRGNNAQKPSYRIINIASMAGLRVLPQIGLYSMSKAAVVHMTKAMALEWGKHGINVNAICPGYIDTEINHHHWSTDQGQKLIAMLPRHRVGKPEDLDGLLLLLAADESQFINGSVIAADDGFGLA, from the coding sequence ATGGGCCGTTCGATCAATCTGGAAGGCAAGGTCGCGCTGATCACTGGCGCCTCGAGCGGGTTGGGCAAGCGCTTCGCGCAGGTGTTGTCGCAGGCGGGCGCGAAGGTCGTGCTGGCGAGCCGACGGACCGAGCGGCTCAAGGAGCTGCGCGCGGAAATCGAGGCGTCCGGCGGCGCCGCGCACGTGGTGTCGCTCGACGTGACCGACTACCAGAGCATCAAGTCGGCGGTCGCGCACGCGGAGACCGAAGCCGGCACCATCGATATCCTCGTCAATAACTCGGGCGTGTCGACTACGCAGAAGCTGTCCGAGGTCACGCCGGCGGACTTCGAATACGTGTTCGACACCAATACGCGCGGCGCTTTTTTCGTCGCGCAGGAAGTCGCCAAGCGCATGATCATGCGCGGCAACAACGCGCAGAAGCCGTCGTACCGGATCATCAACATCGCGTCGATGGCGGGCTTGCGCGTGCTGCCGCAAATCGGCCTGTATTCGATGAGCAAGGCCGCGGTCGTCCACATGACGAAGGCGATGGCGCTCGAGTGGGGCAAGCATGGCATCAATGTGAACGCGATCTGCCCCGGCTATATCGACACCGAGATCAACCACCACCACTGGTCGACCGATCAGGGGCAGAAACTGATTGCGATGCTGCCGCGCCATCGGGTCGGCAAACCGGAGGATCTCGACGGGCTGCTCCTGCTGCTCGCGGCGGACGAATCGCAGTTCATCAACGGCTCGGTGATCGCCGCCGACGACGGTTTCGGGCTCGCGTGA
- a CDS encoding O-acetylhomoserine aminocarboxypropyltransferase, which yields MSANRFDTLALHAGAAPDPATGARATPIYQTTSFSFRDSDHAAALFNMERAGHVYSRISNPTVAVFEERVAALENGAGAIGTASGQAALHLAIATLMGAGSHIVASSALYGGSHNLLHYTLRRFGIETTFVKPGDLNAWRAALRPNTRLLFGETLGNPGLEVLDIAALAQIAHAHRVPLLVDSTFTTPYLLRPFEHGADFVYHSATKFLGGHGTTIGGVLVDGGTFDFEASGLFPEFTEPYDGFHGMVFAEESTVAPFLLRARREGLRDFGACLHPQAAWQLLQGIETLPLRMERHVANTRRVVEFLAAHAVVESVAYPELPTHPDHALAKRLLPRGAGAVFSFNLRGDRAAGRAFIEALTLFSHLANVGDARSLVIHPASTTHFRMDAAALAAAGITEGTIRLSIGLEDPDDLIDDLKRALKAAQRTAAAAPTATNAPARPESP from the coding sequence ATGTCCGCCAACCGTTTCGATACGCTTGCGCTGCACGCCGGCGCTGCCCCCGACCCCGCCACCGGCGCGCGCGCGACGCCGATCTACCAGACCACGTCGTTTTCATTCCGCGACTCGGACCACGCCGCCGCGCTGTTCAACATGGAGCGCGCCGGCCACGTCTACTCGCGCATCTCGAATCCGACCGTCGCCGTGTTCGAAGAGCGCGTCGCCGCGCTCGAAAACGGCGCCGGCGCGATCGGCACCGCAAGCGGCCAGGCCGCGCTGCATCTGGCGATCGCGACGCTGATGGGCGCCGGCTCCCACATCGTCGCGTCGAGCGCGCTGTACGGCGGCTCGCACAATCTGCTGCACTACACGCTGCGGCGCTTCGGTATCGAGACGACCTTCGTGAAGCCCGGCGACCTCAACGCGTGGCGCGCCGCGCTGCGCCCCAACACGCGCCTGCTATTCGGCGAAACGCTCGGCAATCCGGGCCTCGAGGTGCTCGACATCGCCGCGCTCGCGCAGATCGCACACGCGCACCGCGTGCCGCTGCTGGTCGATTCGACCTTCACGACGCCCTACCTGCTGCGCCCGTTCGAGCACGGCGCCGACTTCGTCTACCACTCGGCGACCAAGTTTCTCGGCGGCCACGGCACGACGATCGGCGGCGTGCTGGTCGACGGCGGCACGTTCGACTTCGAGGCTTCCGGCCTCTTTCCCGAGTTCACCGAGCCATACGACGGTTTCCACGGCATGGTGTTCGCCGAGGAAAGCACCGTCGCGCCGTTCCTGCTGCGCGCGCGGCGCGAAGGCTTGCGCGATTTCGGCGCGTGCCTGCATCCGCAGGCCGCGTGGCAACTGCTGCAAGGCATCGAGACGCTGCCGTTGCGCATGGAACGGCACGTCGCCAACACACGCCGCGTGGTCGAGTTTCTCGCCGCTCATGCGGTGGTCGAATCGGTTGCCTATCCCGAGCTGCCGACGCATCCCGACCACGCGCTCGCGAAGCGGCTGCTACCGCGCGGCGCCGGAGCGGTGTTCAGCTTCAACCTGCGCGGCGACCGCGCGGCCGGGCGCGCCTTCATCGAAGCGCTGACGCTGTTCTCGCACCTCGCGAACGTCGGCGACGCGCGCTCGCTGGTGATCCACCCGGCATCGACGACGCACTTCCGCATGGATGCCGCCGCGCTCGCCGCGGCCGGTATCACCGAAGGCACGATCCGTCTGTCGATCGGCCTCGAAGATCCGGATGACCTGATCGACGATCTCAAGCGCGCGCTGAAGGCCGCGCAAAGAACCGCCGCTGCGGCGCCCACCGCCACGAACGCCCCCGCCCGCCCGGAGTCCCCATGA